The following are encoded together in the Kribbella sp. CA-293567 genome:
- a CDS encoding ABC-F family ATP-binding cassette domain-containing protein: MGHVEVAGVGFELPDGRVLLDDITFRVGDGAKVALVGANGSGKTTLTKIIAGDLKPHSGSVARSGGLGVMRQFVGSVRDETNVRDLLLGVAPAPLQAAAAKLDQAELAMMEADDEKTQLRYAQAVSDWGELGGYDAEVLWDVCTMAALGVPFDNCRWREVKTLSGGEQKRLVLEALLRGPEEVLVLDEPDNYLDVPAKRWLEEQLSATQKTVLYISHDRELLANTATRIVTVELGAAGNSIWTHGGGFKTYHEARRKRFERLEELRRRWDEEHAKLKALVLMYKQKAAYNDSLASAYKASKTRLAKFEEAGPPQAIPREQKVSMRLTGGRTGKRAVVATGLELTGLMKPFDLEVWYGERVAVLGSNGSGKSHFLRLLANGGSDPDVEHQPVGEIVIPSVAHTGNAKLGARVRPGWFAQTHEHPELAGRTLLEILHRGDEHRDGMGRELASRKLDRYELAHAAEQSFDSLSGGQQARFQILLLELSGATLLLLDEPTDNLDVESAEALEEGLDSFDGTVLAVTHDRWFSRGFDRYLVFGSDGTVYESPEPVWDEGRVQRAR, translated from the coding sequence ATGGGTCACGTGGAGGTTGCCGGGGTCGGGTTCGAGTTGCCGGACGGGCGGGTGTTGCTGGACGACATCACGTTCCGGGTCGGGGACGGGGCCAAGGTCGCGCTGGTCGGGGCGAACGGGTCGGGGAAGACGACGCTGACCAAGATCATCGCGGGGGATCTCAAGCCGCACAGTGGCAGCGTCGCGCGGTCCGGTGGGCTGGGGGTGATGCGGCAGTTCGTCGGGTCGGTGCGCGACGAGACGAACGTGCGTGACCTGCTGCTCGGGGTAGCGCCGGCGCCGCTGCAGGCTGCCGCCGCCAAGCTCGATCAGGCCGAGCTGGCGATGATGGAGGCCGACGACGAGAAGACCCAGTTGCGGTATGCCCAGGCGGTGTCCGACTGGGGTGAGCTCGGCGGGTACGACGCCGAGGTGCTCTGGGACGTCTGCACGATGGCCGCGCTCGGCGTGCCGTTCGACAACTGCCGCTGGCGTGAGGTCAAGACGCTGTCCGGCGGTGAGCAGAAGCGGCTGGTGCTGGAGGCCCTGCTGCGGGGTCCGGAGGAGGTGCTGGTGCTGGACGAACCGGACAACTACCTCGACGTACCGGCCAAGCGGTGGCTCGAGGAGCAGCTGTCCGCGACCCAGAAGACCGTGCTCTACATCAGCCACGACCGGGAGCTGCTGGCCAACACCGCGACCCGGATCGTCACCGTCGAACTAGGGGCCGCAGGCAACAGCATCTGGACTCACGGTGGCGGGTTCAAGACCTATCACGAGGCGCGCCGGAAGCGGTTCGAGCGGCTGGAGGAGCTGCGCCGCCGCTGGGACGAGGAGCACGCCAAACTCAAGGCGCTGGTGCTGATGTACAAGCAGAAGGCGGCCTACAACGACAGCCTCGCCTCGGCGTACAAGGCGTCCAAGACCCGGCTGGCCAAGTTCGAGGAGGCCGGCCCGCCGCAGGCGATCCCGCGCGAGCAGAAGGTCAGCATGCGGCTCACCGGCGGCCGGACCGGCAAGCGCGCCGTCGTCGCCACCGGGCTGGAGCTGACCGGGCTGATGAAGCCCTTCGACCTCGAGGTCTGGTACGGCGAACGCGTGGCGGTCCTCGGCTCGAACGGCTCGGGCAAGTCGCACTTTCTGCGGCTGCTCGCCAACGGCGGCTCCGATCCCGACGTCGAGCACCAGCCGGTGGGGGAGATCGTGATCCCGTCGGTGGCACACACCGGCAACGCCAAGCTCGGCGCCCGCGTCCGCCCGGGCTGGTTCGCGCAGACGCACGAGCACCCCGAGCTGGCCGGCCGGACGCTGCTGGAGATCCTGCACCGCGGCGACGAGCATCGCGACGGAATGGGCCGCGAGCTGGCCTCGCGCAAACTCGACCGGTACGAGCTGGCGCATGCGGCCGAGCAGTCCTTCGACTCCCTCTCGGGCGGGCAGCAGGCGCGGTTCCAGATCCTGCTGCTGGAGCTCTCCGGCGCCACGCTGCTGCTGCTCGACGAGCCCACCGACAACCTCGACGTGGAGTCGGCCGAGGCGCTGGAGGAGGGGCTGGATTCCTTCGACGGCACGGTTCTGGCGGTCACCCACGACCGCTGGTTCTCGCGCGGCTTCGACCGCTATCTGGTCTTCGGCAGCGACGGGACCGTCTACGAGTCGCCCGAACCGGTCTGGGACGAGGGCCGGGTGCAGCGAGCCCGCTGA
- a CDS encoding TetR/AcrR family transcriptional regulator yields the protein MRPLRADARDNRARILMAAEDVFGRSPNASTDEVAKLAQVGIATVFRHFPTKVELLEAVLTSRLKRLRDRATELAGHDDPGAAFFGFFAQFVSESASKLAIAEALSASGTVVGAEAKSAGAELRKAFALLLDRAQSAGAVRRDVSFPEVYALLVGASRGATTAGLEPEVRDRMLGLVYDGLRSGRAA from the coding sequence ATGAGGCCGTTGCGTGCGGATGCCCGGGACAACCGGGCGCGGATCCTGATGGCAGCCGAGGATGTCTTCGGGCGGTCGCCGAACGCTTCGACCGACGAGGTCGCCAAGCTGGCGCAGGTGGGGATCGCCACGGTGTTCCGGCACTTCCCGACCAAGGTGGAACTGCTCGAGGCGGTGCTGACCTCCCGGCTGAAACGGCTGCGGGACCGCGCGACCGAGCTGGCCGGGCACGACGACCCCGGCGCGGCGTTCTTCGGCTTCTTCGCCCAGTTCGTCTCCGAGTCGGCGTCCAAGCTGGCGATCGCCGAGGCCCTGAGCGCCTCCGGCACGGTGGTCGGAGCGGAGGCCAAGAGCGCCGGTGCCGAGCTGCGCAAGGCCTTCGCGCTGCTGCTCGACCGGGCCCAGTCGGCGGGCGCCGTACGGCGTGACGTCAGCTTCCCCGAGGTCTACGCGCTGCTCGTCGGCGCCTCGCGGGGAGCGACCACGGCGGGCCTCGAACCGGAGGTCCGCGATCGCATGCTCGGCCTGGTGTACGACGGCCTGCGCTCCGGTCGTGCCGCGTGA
- a CDS encoding citrate synthase, translating into MTEQSLTVRDNRTGKDYDLAITDGTIRAADLKQISATDGDGGLATYDPGFVNTASTRSSVTFIDGDKGILEYRGYPIEQLAEQSNYLEVAYLLVNGSLPDKTQYEAWVHDVTYHTFVHENLKTFMQGFRYDAHPMGMLLASVGALSTFYPESREIFDEESRGLQIRRLIAKMPTLGAFAYRHAQGKPYVYPDNELSYAANFLSMLFKMSEPKYAADDRLVRALEILFILHADHEQNASTNAVRAIGSTQVDPYSAVTGGIAALYGPLHGGANEAVLKMLRRIGTVDNVASFIEGVKNGEERLMGFGHRVYKNYDPRAKIIKKAADDVFEVTGINPLLKIAVELEKIALEDEYFVSRKLYPNVDFYSGLIYEALQFPPEMFTVLFAIPRTSGWLAQWSESLTDTDQKIARPKQIYTGARGVQYVPMGDR; encoded by the coding sequence GTGACCGAACAGTCGCTCACCGTCCGGGACAACCGGACCGGCAAGGACTACGACCTTGCCATCACCGATGGCACCATCCGTGCCGCCGATCTCAAGCAGATCAGCGCAACCGACGGAGACGGTGGCCTGGCCACCTACGACCCCGGCTTCGTCAACACCGCCTCGACCCGCTCCTCGGTGACCTTCATCGACGGCGACAAGGGCATCCTGGAGTACCGCGGCTACCCGATCGAGCAGCTCGCGGAGCAGTCGAACTACCTGGAGGTCGCGTACCTGCTGGTGAACGGTTCGCTGCCGGACAAGACGCAGTACGAGGCCTGGGTGCACGACGTGACGTATCACACGTTCGTGCACGAGAACCTGAAGACCTTCATGCAGGGCTTCCGGTACGACGCGCACCCGATGGGCATGCTGCTCGCCTCGGTGGGCGCGCTGTCCACCTTCTACCCGGAGTCGCGGGAGATCTTCGACGAGGAGTCGCGGGGTCTGCAGATCCGCCGGCTGATCGCGAAGATGCCGACGCTCGGCGCGTTCGCCTACCGGCACGCCCAGGGCAAGCCGTACGTCTACCCCGACAACGAGCTGAGCTACGCGGCCAACTTCCTGTCGATGCTGTTCAAGATGAGTGAGCCCAAGTACGCCGCCGACGACCGGCTGGTGCGCGCGCTGGAGATCCTGTTCATCCTGCACGCCGACCACGAGCAGAACGCCTCCACCAACGCGGTCCGGGCGATCGGCTCCACCCAGGTCGACCCGTACTCCGCGGTCACCGGCGGCATCGCGGCCCTCTACGGCCCGCTGCACGGCGGCGCCAACGAGGCGGTGCTGAAGATGCTGCGCCGGATCGGCACGGTCGACAACGTCGCGTCGTTCATCGAGGGCGTGAAGAACGGCGAAGAGCGGCTGATGGGCTTCGGCCACCGGGTCTACAAGAACTACGACCCGCGCGCCAAGATCATCAAGAAGGCCGCCGACGACGTGTTCGAGGTGACCGGCATCAACCCGCTGCTGAAGATCGCCGTCGAGCTGGAGAAGATCGCGCTGGAGGACGAGTACTTCGTCTCCCGCAAGCTCTACCCGAACGTCGACTTCTACTCCGGCCTGATCTACGAGGCCCTGCAGTTCCCGCCGGAGATGTTCACCGTGCTGTTCGCCATCCCGCGCACCTCGGGCTGGCTGGCGCAGTGGTCGGAGTCGCTCACCGACACCGACCAGAAGATCGCGCGCCCGAAGCAGATCTACACCGGCGCCCGCGGCGTCCAGTACGTCCCGATGGGCGACCGCTGA
- the rplM gene encoding 50S ribosomal protein L13, with product MRTYSPKPADVTREWHVIDATDVVLGRLAVQIATLLRGKHKPTFAPHVDGGDFVVVVNASKIALSGNKRTDKLAYRHSGHPGGLTATPVGEILEKDPRKAVEKAVWGMLPKNRLSRQLLNKLKVYAGPEHPHVAQQPKPFEITQIAQ from the coding sequence GTGCGCACGTACAGCCCGAAACCTGCTGACGTCACCCGTGAGTGGCATGTGATCGACGCCACCGACGTCGTGCTCGGTCGGCTCGCCGTCCAGATTGCCACCCTGCTGCGTGGCAAGCACAAGCCGACATTCGCTCCGCACGTCGACGGCGGTGACTTCGTCGTCGTCGTCAACGCGTCGAAGATCGCCCTGTCCGGCAACAAGCGGACCGACAAGCTGGCCTACCGCCACTCGGGTCACCCGGGTGGTCTGACGGCCACGCCGGTCGGCGAGATCCTCGAGAAGGACCCTCGCAAGGCCGTCGAAAAGGCTGTCTGGGGCATGCTCCCGAAGAACCGTCTGAGCCGCCAGCTGCTGAACAAGCTGAAGGTGTACGCCGGGCCGGAGCACCCGCACGTGGCCCAGCAGCCCAAGCCGTTCGAGATCACCCAGATCGCTCAGTAG
- the rpsI gene encoding 30S ribosomal protein S9, with translation MSDITTETEALDTEVPIDTEGPVAYTSETNPSPEQRAESGRVAVINPAGATGRRKEAVARVRLIPGTGTITVNGKPIDVYFPNKVHQQHVNEPFVVAGLEGSYDVIARINGGGITGQAGALQLGIARCLNAADEEANRAGLKKAGLLTRDARIKERKKAGLKKARKAPQYSKR, from the coding sequence GTGAGCGACATCACCACCGAGACCGAAGCACTCGACACCGAGGTCCCCATCGACACCGAGGGCCCGGTTGCCTACACCTCCGAGACGAACCCGAGCCCGGAGCAGCGCGCCGAGTCCGGTCGCGTCGCGGTGATCAACCCGGCCGGTGCCACCGGTCGCCGCAAGGAGGCCGTGGCTCGCGTCCGGCTCATCCCCGGCACGGGCACCATCACCGTCAACGGCAAGCCGATCGACGTCTACTTCCCGAACAAGGTTCACCAGCAGCATGTGAACGAGCCGTTCGTGGTGGCCGGCCTCGAGGGCTCCTACGACGTCATCGCCCGGATCAACGGCGGCGGCATCACCGGCCAGGCCGGTGCGCTGCAGCTCGGAATCGCCCGCTGCCTGAACGCCGCGGACGAGGAGGCGAACCGGGCCGGACTGAAGAAGGCCGGTCTGCTCACCCGCGACGCGCGGATCAAGGAGCGTAAGAAGGCCGGTCTCAAGAAGGCCCGTAAGGCTCCGCAGTACAGCAAGCGCTGA
- the glmM gene encoding phosphoglucosamine mutase gives MSRLFGTDGVRGLANVDLTAELALDLSVAAAHVLGEAGAFEGHRPRAVVGRDPRASGEFLEAAVVAGLASAGVDVVRLGVLPTPAVAYLTGSTGSDLGVMLSASHNPMPDNGIKFLARGGIKLDDVIEDAIEARTGEEWQRPTGAKVGRVLDDGQGFETYVSHLVRSAPNRFDGVKVVIDCANGAASLTAPEALRRLGAEVITYAAAPDGLNINLNCGSTHMEGLRREVIGHGADLGIALDGDADRCLAVDAAGEFVDGDQILAVLALAMRDSGRLSNDTVVATVMSNLGFVQAMVRERIAVEQTKVGDRYVLEAMKAGGHKLGGEQSGHVILSDHATTGDGTLTAVMLLARIAQTGKGLADLAAVMTRLPQVLINVPDVDKSRAGTDTDVQAAVAAATARLGDTGRVLLRPSGTEPLVRVMVEAESSATAQEVAHDLAGIVEKSLKL, from the coding sequence ATGTCGCGTTTGTTCGGCACGGACGGAGTCCGTGGCCTGGCGAACGTGGATCTCACCGCGGAGCTGGCGCTCGACCTCTCGGTCGCGGCAGCTCACGTACTCGGCGAGGCCGGTGCCTTCGAAGGGCACCGGCCGCGCGCCGTTGTGGGGCGGGATCCGCGAGCCAGTGGTGAGTTCCTCGAAGCAGCCGTGGTGGCCGGTCTGGCCTCCGCCGGCGTCGATGTCGTCCGGCTCGGCGTACTGCCGACCCCGGCCGTCGCCTACCTGACCGGCTCGACCGGTTCCGATCTCGGCGTGATGCTGTCGGCCAGCCACAACCCGATGCCCGACAACGGCATCAAGTTCCTGGCCCGGGGCGGGATCAAGCTCGACGACGTGATCGAGGACGCGATCGAGGCCCGGACCGGCGAGGAGTGGCAGCGCCCGACCGGCGCCAAGGTCGGTCGTGTGCTCGACGACGGGCAGGGGTTCGAGACCTACGTCTCGCACCTGGTCCGCTCGGCCCCGAACCGTTTCGACGGCGTCAAGGTGGTGATCGACTGCGCCAACGGCGCGGCATCGCTGACCGCTCCCGAAGCGCTGCGCCGGCTCGGCGCCGAGGTGATCACGTACGCCGCCGCACCGGACGGCCTGAACATCAACCTCAACTGCGGTTCGACCCACATGGAGGGTCTGCGGCGCGAGGTGATCGGGCACGGTGCCGATCTCGGGATCGCGCTCGACGGTGACGCCGACCGCTGCCTGGCCGTGGACGCGGCCGGCGAGTTCGTCGACGGCGACCAGATCCTGGCCGTGCTCGCGCTGGCGATGCGCGACTCGGGCCGGCTCTCCAACGACACCGTGGTGGCGACCGTGATGAGCAACCTGGGCTTCGTCCAGGCGATGGTCCGGGAGCGGATCGCGGTCGAGCAGACCAAGGTCGGCGACCGGTACGTCCTGGAGGCGATGAAGGCCGGCGGTCACAAGCTCGGCGGCGAACAGTCCGGCCACGTGATCCTCTCCGATCACGCGACCACCGGTGACGGCACGCTGACCGCCGTCATGCTGCTCGCCCGGATCGCTCAGACCGGCAAGGGTCTGGCCGACCTGGCCGCGGTGATGACCCGGCTGCCGCAGGTCCTGATCAACGTCCCGGACGTCGACAAGAGCCGCGCCGGCACCGACACCGACGTACAGGCCGCGGTGGCCGCCGCCACCGCTCGCCTGGGTGACACCGGCCGCGTTCTGCTGCGTCCTTCGGGGACGGAGCCGCTCGTCCGGGTCATGGTCGAGGCAGAGTCCTCCGCCACCGCCCAGGAGGTCGCTCACGACCTCGCCGGCATCGTGGAGAAGTCGCTCAAGCTCTGA